A region of the Electrophorus electricus isolate fEleEle1 chromosome 7, fEleEle1.pri, whole genome shotgun sequence genome:
CACAGGGtaagaaaaagcacaaacacacgatATTTGGTGATTACAAGATGGTAAtgtgttaatttattaatttgattGTTTTACAGAGGATGAGCAGTCTGTCACTGACGAACAGATTATCCAGCCAATAGGAAGCGAGGAGCAGGATGAGTCGAACCTATTTGGACAGAGAGTAGAGGCAGTGGACCACTCCCAACCTAGTGTGCATACACTCTCAGAATcagtcacacacaacacacacacaattgataATCAAACTCACAATCTCACACCTGCATGCTCTTATTCTATGACTTCTGACCCTTTATCAGCACACAAcacaggtgatacacacacaccagacgtGCCATATTCTTTGCTTGGGGCAGAACatgcacctcacacacagaattCACAGACATCCCATCCTATCCACAGTTCACTTCCAGTCGTTGCTGCGGAGACAGGGTCAGGGTCTGGGGTTggaagtttgtttgtgtgtccattCTGTGGGAAGTCACTTGCATCTCTCAAGACCTTGAAGACCCACATGCGCGTCCACACGGGCGAGAAGCCATTCGGCTGTGCTCAGTGTGGGAAACGTTTCTCAGACTCCAGCAACCTGAAGCGGCATCAGAGTGTGCACACAGGTGAAAGGCGTTACCGGTGCTCGCACTGTGGAAAAGGCTTTGCCCAGTCAGGATCACTCAAGGTGCACCTCACCATCCACACAGGTCAGCGGGGGTTCCGCTGCATAAAGTGTGGAAAAACCTTCATCTCAAATGCACAGCTCAGAAACCACCAAAGTCGTCATCATCCTCCTCCCACAGTGACTTgaggtatgcatgtgtgtgtatatatatatatatatatatatacacacacacacacacacacacacacacacacacacacacacacacacatactgcatgCTGAGTGGTGGATTAATGGGACAGAAGTCGTATTTGTATCATATGGGTAAAGTCTGCaaaatgtttgtaaacatttttcttcttgtgtACACTATTGAGTAGCCAAGAATGTTCCTGTCCTTAAACCTTCTATCCTTGTCTTGTCTGTGATAattgaaaaattaattttgattaattttttaaaatatctttgtttttatatatatatataaatatttatatataaatataaattttatatatatatatataaaatacattaggAAGAAAAATTCAAATAACATGAAACTTTGGAACTGTACTGTCCAAAGGTTCCCTATTTAATTTGTGATAGTATATTTTGTTATAGTTGCAGTGTACTTACAGTAAAATTTATTTGCAATGTATACTTCTGATGGCTGACTCCTTGCTAGTACTGTTCATACTTAAGTTACATTTTCATGCTCATCGTCTGaattatattaaaatggagaaaaatgaaaactaagATGGTTATCAAATTAGTTTATTGAGAATTATATTCTGCATTTCATGACCCattgtaaaaatacataaaatacctGGTAAAA
Encoded here:
- the LOC113584119 gene encoding zinc finger protein 239-like, which encodes MSESSRFHSQLASIMEVLANAAVAEICELVEDGYAVLRLEISRREKENEGLRRKLHALELRVARENAQRSAGSYVCLERAKRCEPRCRVEMEPSCDSAGTDRVHTEIQSSPTASQAQPKEECDVILIGESSNFQTQEDEQSVTDEQIIQPIGSEEQDESNLFGQRVEAVDHSQPSVHTLSESVTHNTHTIDNQTHNLTPACSYSMTSDPLSAHNTGDTHTPDVPYSLLGAEHAPHTQNSQTSHPIHSSLPVVAAETGSGSGVGSLFVCPFCGKSLASLKTLKTHMRVHTGEKPFGCAQCGKRFSDSSNLKRHQSVHTGERRYRCSHCGKGFAQSGSLKVHLTIHTGQRGFRCIKCGKTFISNAQLRNHQSRHHPPPTVT